The following proteins are co-located in the Methanobacterium formicicum DSM 3637 genome:
- a CDS encoding winged helix-turn-helix domain-containing protein has protein sequence MDYMFELYEQVKDDMKFFIASDVRAKILISLISGSKNLADLRKEIHLSSSTILHGMNQLEQKNFIFRESGHYSLSQTGEVVANKLIDVMRSFYSLNLCEGLFLNHDISCIPPELFKDIGCLEKSVIVKSTSTNIMRPQEVLSEFLSKSKNFKQLTSVYNPSSIKIFLETLEKDGKVELIMTEGIIDKLVENVGKEKLEKWINDGKLQLMETDEDVKISLTTGDNFIALGLFSADGAYDLNISLISHGEEAISWGNRLFDHYFQQSTPVKVGALELHEKILAIEK, from the coding sequence ATGGACTACATGTTTGAACTCTACGAGCAAGTTAAAGATGATATGAAGTTTTTTATAGCCTCAGATGTGAGGGCTAAGATATTAATTAGTTTAATAAGTGGATCTAAGAATTTAGCGGATTTACGTAAGGAGATCCATCTAAGTTCATCCACTATTCTACATGGAATGAATCAACTGGAACAGAAAAATTTCATTTTCCGAGAATCAGGACACTACTCACTATCACAGACTGGAGAAGTTGTAGCTAACAAATTAATTGATGTTATGAGGTCTTTCTATTCCCTGAATCTATGTGAAGGTCTTTTCTTAAACCATGATATCAGCTGCATACCTCCAGAACTTTTCAAAGACATAGGTTGCCTGGAAAAATCAGTTATAGTGAAATCCACCAGTACCAATATCATGAGGCCCCAGGAAGTTTTATCAGAATTCTTATCAAAAAGCAAAAACTTTAAACAACTCACCTCTGTTTACAACCCGTCAAGTATCAAAATTTTCCTGGAAACCCTGGAAAAGGATGGTAAAGTTGAACTTATCATGACGGAAGGAATCATTGATAAATTAGTGGAAAATGTGGGGAAAGAAAAACTGGAAAAATGGATCAATGATGGTAAACTGCAGCTAATGGAAACAGATGAAGATGTGAAGATCTCCCTGACCACCGGGGACAACTTCATTGCCCTGGGTCTTTTTTCAGCTGACGGGGCTTATGATCTGAATATTTCTTTAATCAGTCATGGTGAAGAAGCTATTTCATGGGGTAACCGGTTATTTGACCATTACTTCCAGCAATCTACTCCAGTTAAAGTGGGAGCACTGGAACTGCACGAGAAGATACTGGCCATAGAAAAATAA
- a CDS encoding ferredoxin-thioredoxin reductase catalytic domain-containing protein, producing MNPYNITADDVNRFYEKSKEEAEAFGYHLNPDEAFTKELLESILINQDRYGYGACPCRLASGIKDEDLDIICPCDYRDPDLDEFGACYCGLYISSEVLHGEKKLTSIPERRPGPSQRQSAKQTAQKQTLNSLPLPVWRCKVCGYLCAREEPPETCPICKVGKERFERFI from the coding sequence ATGAACCCTTATAACATCACTGCAGATGATGTAAACAGGTTTTACGAGAAATCCAAAGAAGAAGCAGAGGCTTTCGGTTATCATTTGAATCCAGATGAAGCATTCACCAAGGAACTTTTGGAAAGCATCCTCATAAATCAGGATCGTTATGGTTACGGGGCCTGTCCCTGCCGTCTGGCATCAGGAATTAAGGATGAAGACCTGGATATAATCTGTCCCTGTGACTATCGTGATCCAGACCTTGATGAATTTGGAGCATGCTACTGTGGACTGTACATCTCCAGTGAAGTCCTCCATGGAGAAAAAAAGCTAACTTCCATACCTGAGAGAAGACCAGGGCCCAGCCAAAGACAATCAGCTAAACAAACCGCACAAAAACAAACATTAAACTCTCTTCCCTTACCAGTGTGGAGATGTAAGGTTTGCGGGTATCTGTGTGCTCGTGAAGAACCCCCGGAAACATGTCCCATATGTAAAGTAGGAAAAGAAAGGTTTGAAAGGTTTATTTAA
- a CDS encoding glutaredoxin family protein, with protein MPMQHVDGENKGKTVLFALSTCGWCKKTRMLLEDLGVEYDYIYVDLLEGEERQEIIQQVEKWNSQLSFPTLVIDDKETIVGFNEDKVREILG; from the coding sequence ATGCCAATGCAACATGTTGATGGTGAAAACAAAGGTAAAACAGTCCTTTTTGCTTTAAGTACCTGTGGATGGTGTAAAAAAACTCGAATGCTCCTGGAGGATCTGGGAGTGGAATATGATTATATCTACGTGGATCTTCTGGAAGGAGAAGAAAGACAGGAAATAATCCAGCAGGTGGAAAAGTGGAACTCTCAACTTTCATTTCCTACCCTGGTTATAGATGATAAGGAAACCATTGTTGGGTTCAATGAAGATAAAGTGAGGGAGATCTTGGGATGA
- a CDS encoding glycosyltransferase family 2 protein: MRIITIIPAYNEENTIAHVVNGVKKYSDVLVVDDGSTDETSALAITAKSNVLKHNKNIGKGAAIKTGLKSAISDDYDLMVLLDGDCQHDPRCIPLLLDGMEGVDLLIGSRFLNMPPQHMPLQRRLSNGITTRLIRFVTGYHITDSQCGFRVISKKAAPFFVDIPYNDYVYESEVLCRASENNLVVSERPIQCIYGNEKSYVRTRHVVHYVMFTLRLLVRKLLRRI; the protein is encoded by the coding sequence ATGAGAATCATAACTATTATTCCTGCTTACAACGAAGAAAACACCATTGCCCATGTGGTTAATGGTGTTAAAAAATATTCGGATGTTCTAGTTGTAGATGATGGATCCACTGATGAGACATCCGCACTTGCAATAACTGCAAAATCAAATGTTTTAAAACATAATAAAAACATTGGAAAAGGTGCGGCTATTAAAACTGGACTTAAAAGTGCCATTTCAGATGATTACGATCTCATGGTTCTTCTGGATGGTGATTGTCAGCATGACCCCCGGTGCATACCCCTCCTCCTGGATGGAATGGAAGGTGTTGATCTGTTAATCGGTTCCCGTTTCCTGAACATGCCCCCACAACACATGCCCCTGCAGCGCCGTCTTTCCAATGGAATAACCACCCGACTGATAAGATTTGTGACTGGTTACCACATCACCGATAGTCAGTGCGGTTTCAGAGTAATATCCAAAAAGGCAGCCCCATTTTTTGTTGATATACCCTACAATGATTATGTTTATGAATCAGAAGTACTTTGTCGGGCATCAGAAAATAACCTGGTAGTGTCTGAAAGACCCATACAGTGCATTTACGGTAATGAAAAGTCTTATGTGCGCACAAGACATGTTGTGCATTATGTGATGTTCACCCTGCGCCTTTTAGTGCGCAAATTACTGCGGAGGATCTAG
- a CDS encoding UPF0104 family protein, producing the protein MKRYYVFLVSILLLALLIIWIGPQQMWDVIKTANPWLILLAVGVHLFVVWIRSLRWGYIINQPWEFKKNFIVKTIGLFAGNFTPMRSGGEVLNAVAGKKINGISLSEGLSAGLTERFFDGAIGAILLLICACLLPKVRIIAIMGGLASFGLLAVIYLINWREDTSIWIYNRVHFIVRFLPISEEVVENLYNKFTQGLRSMIEYTKTFSSFKNLAVVFVLTAASWLLECVRLYIVFVAFNVEINFVAIIIIFLLANIIGIVSALPGGIGSIELSLTGLFVIFGVSSAVGGSIAMVDRLASFWVVSALGIIFASYYAKDILDEIKGYTIGLKSSKQD; encoded by the coding sequence TTGAAAAGGTACTATGTTTTCCTGGTAAGTATCCTGTTACTGGCACTTCTGATAATCTGGATTGGCCCCCAACAAATGTGGGACGTTATTAAAACAGCCAATCCATGGTTAATACTACTGGCAGTCGGAGTACATCTTTTTGTGGTTTGGATCCGCTCCCTACGTTGGGGTTACATCATAAATCAACCCTGGGAATTCAAGAAAAATTTCATTGTCAAGACCATTGGACTTTTTGCAGGTAACTTCACTCCTATGCGCAGTGGAGGGGAGGTTTTAAATGCTGTTGCTGGTAAAAAAATCAATGGAATAAGCCTTTCAGAGGGTTTATCAGCAGGTTTAACCGAAAGGTTCTTCGATGGAGCAATAGGGGCAATTTTATTATTGATATGTGCTTGTTTACTTCCAAAGGTAAGAATAATAGCAATTATGGGAGGTTTAGCTTCTTTTGGACTTTTAGCTGTTATTTACCTGATAAACTGGAGAGAAGACACCAGTATCTGGATTTATAATCGTGTTCATTTCATAGTGCGATTTTTACCCATCTCTGAAGAAGTGGTGGAGAACTTATACAATAAATTCACCCAGGGGCTGCGCAGCATGATCGAGTACACCAAAACCTTCAGCAGTTTCAAGAATTTGGCAGTAGTGTTCGTGTTAACTGCTGCTAGCTGGCTTCTGGAATGTGTGCGTTTGTACATTGTTTTTGTTGCTTTCAATGTTGAAATCAACTTCGTGGCCATTATAATCATCTTCCTCCTGGCCAACATAATCGGAATAGTATCTGCCCTACCAGGAGGTATTGGTTCCATTGAACTGTCATTAACCGGTTTGTTCGTTATTTTCGGAGTTTCCAGTGCAGTGGGTGGAAGTATAGCTATGGTGGATCGTTTAGCCTCATTCTGGGTAGTCAGTGCATTGGGAATAATATTTGCATCTTACTATGCCAAGGATATTTTGGATGAGATCAAAGGATACACCATTGGTTTGAAGTCGTCTAAACAGGACTAA
- a CDS encoding exodeoxyribonuclease VII large subunit — MEDKKIFRLALFTAIFGLVGMMVSANYIMPQTVQIKDMNRGMLDKEVSVEGLVTSVSQSQKGGTYFLDLMDGTGKTKVVIFESVASEIQKTNITPQNFINRRVKIDGKVTEYQGSLEVVLKDASSLKIVA; from the coding sequence ATGGAGGACAAGAAAATCTTCAGGCTGGCTTTATTCACTGCTATTTTTGGGTTGGTGGGAATGATGGTCTCTGCCAATTATATAATGCCTCAAACAGTCCAGATTAAAGATATGAATCGGGGAATGCTTGATAAAGAGGTTTCAGTTGAGGGTCTGGTGACCAGTGTCAGTCAATCCCAGAAGGGAGGAACCTATTTTCTGGATTTGATGGATGGAACTGGAAAAACAAAGGTGGTTATATTTGAGAGTGTGGCATCTGAAATCCAGAAAACCAATATAACTCCTCAAAACTTTATTAATCGGCGTGTAAAAATTGATGGAAAAGTCACAGAATATCAGGGTAGTCTGGAAGTGGTGCTCAAGGATGCCAGCTCATTAAAGATAGTAGCATGA
- a CDS encoding 6-pyruvoyl-tetrahydropterin synthase-related protein, producing the protein MNYPQILREKPVLLLLIPALAAFFIALIPTLKYQWPLGGDIFYHVHLAKLYMEQGLVYWDPLTSAPYGRPIFYPPIFHLLLLSVGLIFGDMFTAARVLQPVLTLFLFLSFAYVAYKLYESVLVGVTAGFFIFFSVVFQRFILPGPENLALILFPLVIYGFYLSTQNKSYKYASISGIIAGVVFLTHMLSASFLVLVSSIYAILISLKDKSILKYWLVFVVSTLLVASIWWAPLLLKYGLVFNSGGDSPYLVSLLSYPKFFGVLTLLFAFFGAIRMIKRRSRQDILILISLISILLVSNLNYLGVPILSNRFLTFALFPLVVMAGVGVKHLKTVIDQKNISQNFYAIFIACVYVSSVMIGYSMLADVDSGFLWLRASDGELDIAEWFQENGDKKGVVVAYNFRDPFIVAISRQPVATGGYGQGIVHTLDIQKYADGGMNQSDYIKDNVGYVVLPSGMNAPPYTTLAYKNSYYQIFTFNR; encoded by the coding sequence ATGAACTATCCTCAAATATTGCGAGAAAAACCTGTTTTATTACTATTGATCCCGGCTTTAGCCGCATTTTTCATAGCACTGATTCCTACCCTAAAGTATCAATGGCCATTGGGTGGGGATATTTTTTATCATGTTCATCTGGCTAAACTTTACATGGAACAGGGACTGGTTTACTGGGATCCCTTAACATCCGCACCATACGGGCGTCCTATTTTTTATCCCCCTATTTTTCATTTGTTATTGCTTTCAGTGGGCCTTATCTTCGGGGACATGTTCACTGCAGCCCGGGTTTTACAACCAGTACTAACTCTGTTCTTATTTTTATCCTTTGCTTATGTAGCATACAAACTTTACGAAAGTGTCTTGGTAGGGGTTACTGCAGGATTCTTTATATTTTTCAGTGTGGTTTTCCAGAGATTTATTCTACCTGGCCCTGAAAACCTGGCCCTCATACTGTTTCCCCTGGTTATCTATGGATTCTATCTTTCCACTCAAAATAAGAGCTATAAATATGCTTCAATATCGGGCATCATTGCAGGAGTGGTATTTTTAACCCACATGTTATCAGCTTCCTTTCTTGTTCTAGTATCATCTATTTACGCTATTTTAATCAGCTTAAAGGATAAATCGATTTTAAAATACTGGCTGGTATTTGTTGTTTCCACCCTCCTGGTGGCATCTATCTGGTGGGCACCATTACTACTTAAATATGGTCTTGTTTTCAATTCAGGTGGAGATTCTCCATACCTGGTGAGTTTGTTAAGTTATCCCAAGTTTTTCGGTGTTTTAACACTCCTGTTCGCATTTTTCGGTGCTATTAGAATGATTAAAAGAAGATCCAGGCAGGATATTCTGATCTTAATTTCTTTAATATCTATTTTACTGGTTAGTAACCTGAATTATCTGGGAGTACCCATCCTAAGTAATCGTTTTTTAACATTTGCCCTTTTTCCCCTGGTAGTTATGGCGGGGGTGGGAGTTAAACACTTAAAAACTGTAATTGACCAAAAAAACATCTCCCAAAATTTTTACGCTATTTTCATAGCCTGTGTATATGTTTCATCGGTTATGATTGGGTATTCCATGCTGGCTGATGTTGACAGTGGCTTTTTATGGTTAAGAGCCTCGGATGGTGAACTGGATATTGCAGAATGGTTCCAGGAAAACGGTGACAAAAAGGGCGTGGTAGTAGCCTATAACTTCAGAGATCCGTTTATAGTAGCTATAAGCAGACAACCAGTAGCAACAGGGGGTTATGGTCAGGGAATAGTACATACTCTTGATATCCAGAAGTATGCTGATGGTGGGATGAATCAATCCGATTACATAAAAGATAATGTGGGATATGTAGTTCTCCCTTCAGGTATGAATGCTCCACCGTATACTACACTGGCATATAAAAACAGCTATTATCAAATATTCACTTTCAACAGATGA
- a CDS encoding response regulator has translation MAEEIRVLILEDVPLDAELIETQLKREGLQFTSKIVEKEGDYRRELVEFKPSIILADHSLPQFDGITAMNLAREITPHTPFIFVSGKIGEDFAVEMLKEGATDYVLKNNLSKLPHSVVRALKEAKEKIEKLAAEQALKEREEKYRTLFEYFPNYVVVLGLDGKIVDLNHAAAKFSPLSRDDTIGMYFTDLQSITGEDSPYYNELFSRYLNGEEVGPFESRLISREGEIRLMEVYPAPLLKNGELFAVQVIAQDITERKKAETEINASLKEKEMLLGEINGRVSNYMSMISSLLELQSVYMKDEENRGVLKDSKNRVKSMLLIHDGFSLSEDFALIDFSQYIKKLIELIITSYHVDTDRIKVKTRTDGLMLDIDAAIPCGLILNELLTNAVKHAFPGNSEGEICVEFGLDNHENNVLIIKDNGVGLPSSIEFKESGTMGFQLVNALINQLKGSVILSRDKGTTFQIIWSESEY, from the coding sequence ATGGCCGAAGAAATAAGAGTTTTAATACTGGAAGATGTGCCATTGGACGCTGAACTAATAGAAACTCAGCTCAAAAGGGAGGGCCTCCAATTCACATCCAAGATCGTGGAAAAAGAAGGGGATTACCGGAGGGAACTGGTGGAGTTCAAGCCGAGCATCATCCTGGCAGACCATTCACTGCCTCAATTTGATGGAATTACTGCCATGAACCTGGCCAGGGAAATCACTCCCCACACACCATTCATCTTTGTAAGCGGGAAAATAGGTGAAGATTTCGCGGTTGAAATGCTTAAAGAAGGTGCAACTGATTATGTTCTTAAAAATAACCTCTCAAAACTACCTCACTCTGTTGTGAGGGCGTTGAAAGAAGCTAAAGAAAAAATTGAAAAATTAGCTGCTGAACAGGCCCTCAAGGAACGTGAGGAAAAATACAGGACTCTTTTTGAATATTTCCCCAACTACGTAGTTGTTCTGGGATTGGATGGTAAGATCGTTGATCTTAATCATGCTGCCGCCAAGTTCAGTCCATTATCCCGAGACGACACCATTGGAATGTATTTCACTGATCTCCAGTCCATCACCGGGGAAGATTCTCCCTACTATAATGAACTATTTTCCAGATATCTAAATGGAGAAGAAGTAGGGCCATTTGAGTCACGTTTGATCTCCAGGGAAGGGGAAATACGTTTAATGGAGGTTTATCCGGCACCTTTACTTAAAAATGGGGAATTGTTTGCAGTTCAGGTCATAGCTCAGGATATCACCGAACGAAAAAAGGCAGAAACCGAAATAAATGCGTCCTTAAAAGAGAAAGAAATGCTTTTAGGTGAGATCAACGGGAGAGTTAGTAATTATATGAGTATGATCTCCAGCCTTCTGGAACTCCAATCAGTTTACATGAAGGATGAAGAAAATCGGGGAGTTTTAAAGGATAGTAAAAACAGGGTTAAATCCATGTTACTCATCCACGATGGATTCTCACTGTCTGAAGATTTTGCTCTTATCGATTTTTCACAGTACATCAAAAAACTCATAGAACTCATTATCACCTCATACCACGTGGACACCGACCGGATTAAAGTGAAAACCCGTACTGATGGGCTGATGCTGGATATTGACGCAGCTATCCCCTGTGGATTAATCCTCAATGAACTTTTGACCAATGCAGTGAAACACGCATTCCCTGGAAACAGTGAAGGGGAAATTTGCGTGGAATTCGGGCTTGATAATCATGAAAATAATGTACTGATAATCAAAGATAATGGTGTGGGACTCCCCTCCAGCATTGAATTTAAAGAAAGTGGAACCATGGGCTTCCAGCTGGTGAACGCTCTGATAAACCAGTTAAAAGGCAGTGTAATACTTTCAAGGGATAAGGGAACCACTTTCCAGATTATATGGTCTGAATCTGAGTATTAA
- a CDS encoding HPP family protein, with the protein MIKKLHAKDIMIKEVHVTSPNDLVAAAKLKMMRCNVGGLPVVNEKQLVGIITHRDVLLAGGESLGLKVGDLMSKDLEVVNRDTPVMIITRIMADKGFQRIPVVEDGNLVGLITQSSLIRALADSGE; encoded by the coding sequence ATGATAAAAAAATTGCATGCTAAAGATATCATGATCAAGGAAGTGCATGTTACCTCACCCAATGACCTGGTAGCAGCAGCCAAACTGAAGATGATGCGCTGCAATGTGGGAGGACTGCCAGTGGTTAATGAAAAACAGCTGGTGGGAATAATAACCCATCGAGATGTTTTACTGGCTGGTGGGGAGTCTTTGGGCCTTAAAGTAGGCGATTTAATGAGTAAAGACCTCGAGGTAGTAAATAGAGACACTCCAGTCATGATTATTACCCGGATCATGGCAGATAAAGGTTTCCAGAGAATTCCAGTAGTTGAAGATGGTAACCTGGTGGGACTCATAACCCAGAGCTCACTTATCCGTGCACTAGCTGATTCTGGGGAATAA
- a CDS encoding ATP-dependent DNA ligase: MLYNDLVEVYHDLDSTTKRLEKTDILANFLAKVGDEEPELLPTVTLMALGRIFPTWSEEELGIGSKLLMKAISQAVGVSPEDVENRMRDTGDIGMAAEELYQKKSQVTLFSRPLTIGKVHRNLVKMAEISGNRAQFKKIDYLMELLSSAAPAEAKYITRTVLEELRVGVGEGTIRDAISQAFNIPKEVTERAHMLTNDMGLVAEVARMEGEEGLRKLTLKPGKPVKPMLAQLSPGIRVSVEEMGWAICETKYDGIRVQIHRHGDKIDIFTRRLENISLALPEISDYIEKSLPHEDFIVEGEIIASRDGKPISFQYMLQRVRRKYEIDKMVSKIPLTVYLFDVLYYGGPILDEPLQERRKILESIVKVESGKLELSAQVKVTPEEIHKAQDLFERSIKGGHEGIMIKDPHAPYMPGIRGKKMLKLKAEPETLDLVVVGGTYGKGKRAHFIGSYLMAIQDENNQLKPLAYAATGLDDNTLMELSKMVEPLIITKDGRQVKIEPSVILEIAFSEIVESPESETGYSLRFPVVKRIRNDLGLDEIDTLDRIESIFRNSQKS; the protein is encoded by the coding sequence ATGCTTTACAATGATTTAGTGGAAGTCTACCATGATCTGGACTCCACCACCAAACGTCTGGAGAAAACAGATATACTGGCTAATTTTTTAGCTAAAGTGGGAGATGAAGAACCGGAACTCCTCCCCACAGTAACATTAATGGCTCTCGGTCGAATTTTCCCCACATGGAGTGAGGAAGAACTGGGAATTGGATCCAAACTACTGATGAAAGCTATTTCTCAGGCAGTGGGTGTTTCTCCAGAGGATGTGGAGAACCGGATGAGAGACACCGGAGATATTGGTATGGCTGCAGAGGAGCTATACCAGAAGAAAAGCCAGGTAACCTTGTTCAGCAGACCACTCACCATTGGGAAAGTTCACCGCAATCTGGTGAAAATGGCCGAGATTTCAGGTAACCGGGCTCAGTTTAAAAAAATAGACTATTTAATGGAGCTTTTATCCTCAGCAGCTCCTGCTGAGGCCAAATACATCACCAGAACCGTTCTGGAAGAACTTCGAGTGGGTGTGGGTGAAGGAACCATCAGAGATGCTATTTCCCAGGCATTTAACATACCCAAAGAAGTTACGGAAAGAGCCCACATGTTAACCAATGACATGGGACTGGTGGCTGAGGTGGCCCGGATGGAAGGAGAGGAAGGCCTGCGTAAATTAACCTTAAAACCTGGAAAACCAGTTAAACCCATGTTAGCACAGTTATCTCCTGGTATAAGGGTGAGTGTGGAGGAAATGGGATGGGCAATCTGTGAAACCAAATACGATGGTATAAGGGTTCAAATTCACAGACACGGTGATAAAATTGATATTTTCACCAGAAGGCTGGAAAATATCAGCCTGGCACTTCCTGAAATCTCTGATTACATTGAAAAATCTCTTCCTCATGAAGATTTCATTGTAGAGGGTGAAATAATTGCCAGCAGGGATGGAAAACCAATTTCATTCCAGTACATGCTTCAAAGGGTGCGTAGAAAGTATGAAATCGATAAAATGGTTTCTAAAATCCCGTTAACTGTCTATCTGTTTGATGTACTTTATTATGGTGGGCCCATCCTGGATGAACCTCTCCAGGAGAGGAGGAAAATCCTGGAGTCAATAGTTAAAGTAGAATCAGGTAAGCTGGAGCTTTCAGCCCAGGTAAAAGTAACTCCAGAAGAGATTCACAAGGCTCAAGATCTCTTTGAACGCTCAATCAAAGGAGGTCACGAGGGGATCATGATAAAAGATCCTCATGCACCCTACATGCCGGGCATAAGGGGTAAAAAGATGCTTAAATTAAAAGCAGAACCAGAAACACTGGATCTGGTGGTGGTAGGGGGAACTTATGGTAAAGGTAAACGGGCTCATTTCATTGGCTCTTACCTGATGGCTATTCAGGATGAGAATAACCAGCTCAAACCTCTGGCTTATGCTGCCACAGGGTTGGATGATAACACATTGATGGAGCTTTCCAAGATGGTAGAACCCCTTATAATAACTAAAGATGGCAGACAGGTGAAGATAGAGCCTTCAGTAATTCTTGAAATTGCTTTCAGTGAAATAGTGGAGAGTCCAGAGTCTGAAACTGGATATTCTCTCAGGTTCCCTGTGGTTAAAAGAATTCGCAATGATCTGGGTCTGGATGAAATCGATACACTGGATAGAATTGAATCTATCTTCAGAAACTCCCAGAAAAGCTGA
- the thiC gene encoding phosphomethylpyrimidine synthase: protein MTQLYHAGKGQITDEIRKVAEYEGIDVQKLTKRVAKGHVVIPSNKNRNTKPCGVGRGLSTKINANLGSSPELENVQLEVKKAKIAVEYGADAVMDLSTGPKFREVRKAVMEATNIPIGTVPIYQAGITASQMKDAVVNMDADDMFRAIEEQALEGVDFMTVHSGITLDTVEKVKRSERIMGVVSRGGAFLTAWILHNQEENPLYKNYDYLLEIAREHDVTLSLGDGLRPGCLADASDIPQIGELLILGDLVKRAREADVQVMVEGPGHVPLNQVEANMQIQKTVCKGAPFYVLGPIVTDLAPGYDHITSAIGGALAARAGADFLCYVTPAEHLSIPGLQDVKEGVVASKIAAQAADVANGLESAWAKEMEMASARKNFDWEKQYQLSFDAEKARKCRERKPTPESDMCTMCGEFCALRMVRDNI from the coding sequence GTGACTCAGTTGTACCACGCTGGCAAGGGCCAGATCACAGACGAAATACGAAAAGTAGCAGAATATGAAGGCATAGATGTTCAAAAACTCACAAAAAGAGTTGCTAAAGGTCATGTGGTGATTCCAAGTAATAAAAACCGGAACACCAAACCCTGTGGGGTAGGCAGGGGACTCAGTACCAAGATCAACGCCAATTTGGGATCCTCCCCTGAACTTGAAAATGTGCAATTAGAAGTAAAAAAGGCTAAAATAGCAGTTGAATACGGGGCCGATGCAGTGATGGATCTTTCCACTGGACCCAAATTCCGTGAAGTGCGTAAAGCAGTAATGGAAGCTACAAATATTCCAATCGGAACTGTCCCCATATACCAGGCCGGGATAACTGCATCTCAGATGAAGGATGCTGTGGTTAACATGGATGCCGATGACATGTTCCGGGCTATTGAAGAACAGGCACTGGAAGGAGTGGACTTCATGACGGTGCACAGTGGCATCACCCTGGACACCGTGGAAAAAGTCAAAAGATCCGAGAGGATCATGGGAGTAGTAAGCAGGGGAGGGGCCTTTTTAACCGCCTGGATACTTCATAACCAGGAAGAAAACCCATTGTATAAAAATTATGATTACCTGCTGGAAATCGCCCGTGAACACGACGTGACTCTCTCGCTGGGTGATGGTCTCAGGCCAGGTTGTCTGGCTGATGCCTCGGACATACCACAAATTGGTGAGCTCCTGATCCTGGGAGATCTGGTTAAACGTGCCCGAGAGGCAGATGTGCAGGTCATGGTAGAAGGACCCGGACACGTACCCTTAAACCAGGTGGAAGCCAACATGCAAATTCAGAAAACAGTCTGTAAAGGTGCTCCATTCTATGTTTTAGGGCCAATAGTAACTGATCTTGCACCAGGATACGATCACATAACTTCTGCCATTGGAGGGGCCCTGGCAGCCCGTGCAGGTGCTGATTTCCTGTGTTACGTTACTCCTGCTGAACATCTTTCCATACCTGGATTGCAGGATGTCAAAGAGGGTGTTGTTGCGTCAAAAATAGCTGCACAGGCTGCAGATGTTGCAAATGGGCTTGAAAGTGCCTGGGCCAAAGAAATGGAAATGGCAAGTGCCCGGAAAAATTTTGACTGGGAAAAACAGTACCAACTTTCCTTTGATGCTGAAAAGGCTAGAAAATGCCGTGAAAGGAAACCCACTCCGGAAAGTGACATGTGCACCATGTGCGGAGAATTTTGTGCCCTGAGAATGGTACGAGACAATATATAA